The Solanum lycopersicum chromosome 2, SLM_r2.1 DNA window CTGTTAAGAAGTTTTTGAAATGGTACAATGAGTGAAGGCAACTAAGAGAATCGAACCGTCCTGGCAGTTTTTTCATATGGACTTGGAGTTTGAGTTTCTCCAAGTGCTTAGTGGACTTTGTGAGAGATTCCATTTGTATGTTTTGCTCAAATGGCACTGTTAAGGACCTCAACTTGTTCATCCTTTCTAATGATTGGCAAAAATCTCCGCTGTTGGCTTGTGTCATTCTCCCTATGTAGACTTTCCTCAAGCTTCTTAGACTTCCAACTTGTTTTACTAAGTCTTCATCTGATTCAATTCCAGATAGTGTTTGTAGCTTCACGAAGTCTTGTCCCCCACTAGCCATCTTCACAAATCCATTCTCCCTGTCGCGGAAACTTGACAGGAGAAGATGTCTTAGGTGTTGCAGTTCATTGATTCCAGCAGGCAAATGTTTAACTTCCAAGTTTCTCACATCCAATGTCTGTAGATTCCTCAAATTCTTCGCTGATTTTGGAAGTTCGTTTATCAAAGTCCCTCTTAAATCTAAGTACCGGAGATGAATCAAATTACCAATCTCATTTGGTAGTTTTTCTAGAGGAGCATATTGTAAATCTAGAACTCTTACCAATCTGAGCTGCCTTAGCAGTTTTTGTAGAGCAGAAAATGACAATTCATTTACtctaaaaaaaagaagggatCTCAGATTCAACTTACTGATGTCTGAGGGGATACTATCTGCATCTTCATAGATTGCAAGTCTCCTTTGTCTCTCTTGAATGTTCTTGTCGACTTCTTTTATCATGGATCCAAATTTCTCTTCCTGTAGCATTTGATTGGCCACATCACACACTAGATCATGCAGCTTGCACGCTTTCACTACATCTCGAGCATGTATAGTGACTGCTTGAATTATACTCCTGTCAGTAAGCTGCACAAAGTAATAGTTCGCGACCTCTTCTTCTGTTCTCTGAGCAGTTCCTTCAACAAACCCCTCGGCCACCCACATTCGGATCAGCTTTTTCCTCCCAATCTCATAGTCCTCAGGGAACAAACCGAGATAAAGGAAACAATACTTAAGGTAAAATGGAAGGTGATTATAGCTGAACAACAAGGCCTTGTTCAGACGCCCAATGTCTCGGTTATGATCCCAATCTAAGGTATCGAGAACAGATTGCCACACACGAGTATTTCTTCCCTTACACGACAATAAGCCTCCGATGGCTACAATTGCAAGAGGCAAACCTCCACATTTTCTCACTATAGCCTCTGTGAATTCCTTCAACTCATCAGGACAAGTCCCCTGAGATGATCGAAACGCCTTCTTGCAAACGATTTTCCAAGCTAATTCATAAGGGAGGGGTTGGAGTTAATAGGTGTGGAAATTATCCTCAAGAGGAGATGCTATAACCGCGAAGTCTTGTTGTAATTATGATACGCCCTTTTTCGCGGAAATGCATGTTTAAGCTCTTCCCATAGGTTATCATCCCATATATCATAACTAGCAAGTACTTCTTGTCTTGCAAGTAGTCATTGATCCTCTCCAGTAACCATCCTTCATCCATGGCACCCATTACATCCAGAGCTGGCTCTCCTCTTTTAGCTATGAATCCAAAGAGGATGTGTTTCAAGACATCCTTTAAATTACAAGATTATGACACAACAACTCTTTTGACTTCTTGAGAACTTCTTTCACAAGAGTAGTTTTGGCCAAACTCCCCCCACCCCATACCAAACACTGAAATCGCGAGGAAATTCTTCACATTCCCTTCTAATATGAGTTTCATTAGCTGTTCAACATCATGTTCAATTCCCACAATATCGTCTTCTCGAACAAAAGGGGATGCTGCACCAGGCCCTCTAGAGGACATCCCACCAGTGCCTCTATAGCTACTAACAGCTAATGCATCTTCACACATCATTAATCCATTGACAACATAtctatcttttctttctttgacTTCAATGACTTGTTTCTTGAGTTTTCTGATATGAGAGCCAATTTGATACCTTATTTTGAAGTacttaaagaagtataagctATTCTAATGAGTAGTAGCCATTTGAATAAGAAATTTATCAATAACATCTTCAGCATTAAAAGCTAAAATTCTTACCTCTTTTACCCAACCAGCCACAGTTTCATCTCTCTGTTGCCTCTTGTCAGCATCTTTTGGAAAAGCTACCATGGCTTCAAACTCTCTCTTCATCCACTCAATTTCATCTTGCACACCTGATAGAACATTTCCTTCTTGTATTAACTGATAGCCTAGCCTTCTCTGAAAGAATATGATTGCAGCTTCAGCCATGTCTCTAGACTtgctttcacctttgagatcaGATTGATCCAAGTCAACTTCTCTATTTTCAATGTTGATTTTGAGGTATTTTTGTTCTTGTTGTCCTTTTGGACagataaaataattagaagAGCAAGTGTGGCAACTATTTGTCAATGTGAACTACTTTtctctgtgtgtgtgtggatATGGAGAGTCCAACTAATTCGGATTTGCATCAAGTAGGGCCCTATTCGGGGGTACCACTCACCACCATCCATCCACTCCTTTTGGTTTCACTATACAGAAGGTAGCTTAAAAGCTACAACACCCTCTGAAACACAAGTACCAAAAATACTCTATTGTTCAACTTGAAACAACTACAAGACATTGGAGTTGATATTAAATAGAAGATGATATCTGCTTCTAATTTCTGGTTAGTATACCAACCGCGTCTTCAAAAGTTCACATTGTGTGCTGGATACAAGCTACTACATTAGCATTCTCCATTTTTCATTTGCTTTACAAGATAATCCAATTACATCCACAAAAATAATACCCAAAGCTTTCTATAAAAAATCTACTCTTCTGGGGTGAAGATCTTCAGCAGATGCTGCTTAAGAGTCACAGCAGCATCAACAACAAACCGTTCCCAAGTTAGTTGGCCTTGTTGCCAGATCGTATCAATCATCCAATATATGTTCATCGACTCCATCATAGGGAAGATGCTGGTGCTGTAATCAACAGAGCTTTGTTGATGGGGATGAAAATAATTTGCTTATCCTGCAAGGTAGAAACAAATTCTCTATCATTGATGAAACAACTTGGACCATCTTGCAAAAAAGTAACGAGAACATGCACCAGAGGGTCTCTTGCGTAGTCAGGTATATATATGATCATAATTCGCCCATGTAGTGATGCATCAACATGGAATTTCTTTTGGCTTACaaacttatttttgttgatttagaTGGTATGAATGGCCAATAATCAGGTCAAATCACAAGATTGTGTGAAAGCACAGAGTTCAAGGGGTGTTCTTATTGCAAAGTTGCATTACAAGTTATGGGGTTTCACAATGATTTTTCTGTGTGATGCCTCATCACGTCGAAACAAAGGTTATTTAAATGTATGTACAGTACGTGCACAGAACATAGATTCATTTCACCTAAAGAAGTTTATGTCAAGCACCTCTGTTTCCATTTTCCAGACGAAGGAGCTCACCTTGATAGCCTGGGGCGTCCATTAGCCTCACTCATCCTCGTCAAAGTCCATAAGGAAGTCTGTTAAATTTTCAGAATCGTCTACAGCTTCCTCCAGAGACATGTCTTTCTTTTTGGGTTTACCCTGCAAGGTCATGAAGTGCATGCTGTTGTGAAActccaaataaaaattacattaagaAGAAGACATGTCTTTCTTTTTGGGTTTACCCTGCAAGGTCATGAAGTGCATCctattgtataaaatttgtattccATTATCTCCACGCACAGAGGAAATTTCCTTAAGAGGAATAATTTGCTACAAACTAGAGGGGTCAAATGGGCGGGTTGGGCTGAGTTTGAGAATGTTAAAATGGGTTGAGTTAATAAATGGGCGGGCCATTGACCCGCTTAAATGTTGTTTGGGCTGAAATGCACTAAAAATCGGGTTATGAACCAACCTGCTCAATGCTTACTAAGTTTTAAATTCAAAGTTTGTTTCTTATAATTTGTTCGGGTACTtgataaaattttcttattatgactataaaaaacatataaaataaaaaaaaagttattttatatttagacGATATGTCTCATGCTGCATATTACCCCAGTTTTAAAATAGGCTGAACTAAGTAAGTCATAATGGGCCCAGCTAATCAAATTAACAGGTCATTAATCCACCAAACATATATGGATTGGGCGGGTCATGGTTATTTGGGCTGATTTCGCCACCCCTACTACAAACCATGTAGCAAAGGACAGATAGAACCGAAAAACAGCAGTTTTAGACTTTTAGGCAAGTATAGACATCAAGAAAAACCAGATTGTTAGCCAAATATATAGCATAGCAGTATATAACAAAATCACTAAATCAATCATCCTTTCAATTGATTTAACAAATTGAGCCATAAGATCAGAAAGGAAACCAATAAATCAATGATCAGTAGAAAGGAAATTACCTTTGATTTGCTAAGCTCGGGATTACTTTTCAAAACACTCCAATTGCGTGTAATTTTCTCATCCTCCTCTTCACCTTCAGCCTcacttccttcttcttcatccTGAACCACCAAGAGGAGTTACTTGACATAAAACTAATGATTAACATACAAGGCCAACATAGCAAATTAGAAAATTTAGAAGTTCAGGATGAAGCAAAACAAAGTTCATCAAACACCAAAACTAGAACAAAGTAAGAATAAGAATGATCTCACATCATTTTCACCAATGTCAACAGC harbors:
- the LOC101262485 gene encoding probable disease resistance RPP8-like protein 4 — translated: MWVAEGFVEGTAQRTEEEVANYYFVQLTDRSIIQAVTIHARDVVKACKLHDLVCDVANQMLQEEKFGSMIKEVDKNIQERQRRLAIYEDADSIPSDINLRGTLINELPKSAKNLRNLQTLDVRNLEVKHLPAGINELQHLRHLLLSSFRDRENGFVKMASGGQDFVKLQTLSGIESDEDLVKQVGSLRSLRKVYIGRMTQANSGDFCQSLERMNKLRSLTVPFEQNIQMESLTKSTKHLEKLKLQVHMKKLPGRFDSLSCLHSLYHFKNFLTEDPFPILGKLPSLAILTLASSAYVNSIVNIPPGGFPKLKLLRILGMENWPIKKGSMPEIQFLLIVNCHLTSLDDLTLMGMSFFFAHKLQSRDKWKVTHIKEVSIISEVNGQIVKKKLNTPLVN